One genomic window of Actinoplanes lobatus includes the following:
- a CDS encoding DUF3152 domain-containing protein produces the protein MANATNGPNDPDAGTGRRGRAERSRAEADPAAPPAMPAPTPARRTRSVAATAKPAEDRPTRTRRTPPLPAMPEPAEAGAPEPTEPGMPEPPAMTRGIVELAASRAALEPEPEPATPAGGEPMAAPGAYPNSRATGTRRSSRSTGPAIRAVPGGTRPGTGNRPPPASRPPTGPPEALRPQPGPSGEDGRLETPGAPARPEREDGPAIVERPGAHRAETPPGTVGSGLEPHAGLAGAESHAEQNLRYPPTRNRPGLPPSVRLPAELPDNLWPPPALMDPGLAGNLHVPVLVPPRAEEPSPDERRRPTAEALREEEPDFLPSVLARGGHDTETEYVPVHSRDDEAPPRHAAPPRIRRRRRAVLVAYLLIVALVLIVGHQLRDRPDPLVPGQEAAQRAAEPAGIGPAAGPVLPETRLEPAEPAAPTTGAVEPVTGEDDEPMAKAGDFRYARGRGPMLGTDGELYRFRVAVEKIVDDTSAREFAEAVDGTLGDDRSWVNDGRLRLRRVANGGDDVDFTIFLASGPTSEEMCAAGGLATEGYTSCRIPGQVIINADRWADAIPDYEGRLEQYREYTINHEVGHELGHGHEKCPGDGEKAPVMMQQTFGLKGCTPNSWPYLDGERYAGEPVA, from the coding sequence ATGGCAAACGCGACAAATGGCCCCAATGATCCGGACGCCGGCACCGGTCGGCGTGGCCGGGCCGAGCGTTCCCGCGCCGAGGCGGATCCCGCGGCGCCCCCGGCCATGCCCGCACCCACCCCCGCCCGCCGGACACGCTCCGTGGCCGCCACCGCCAAGCCCGCCGAAGACCGGCCCACCAGGACCCGCCGTACCCCGCCACTGCCCGCCATGCCGGAGCCGGCGGAAGCGGGAGCGCCGGAACCCACGGAACCCGGAATGCCGGAACCGCCGGCCATGACCCGCGGCATCGTCGAGCTCGCCGCCTCACGGGCGGCCCTCGAACCCGAGCCGGAGCCGGCCACCCCCGCCGGCGGCGAACCGATGGCGGCGCCCGGCGCCTACCCGAATTCGCGGGCCACCGGAACCCGCCGATCGAGCCGGTCGACCGGTCCCGCCATCCGTGCCGTTCCCGGCGGCACCCGGCCCGGCACGGGCAACCGGCCACCGCCGGCCTCCCGCCCACCCACCGGCCCGCCGGAAGCCCTCCGCCCGCAGCCAGGACCGTCCGGCGAGGACGGCCGGCTCGAGACGCCCGGCGCCCCGGCGCGACCCGAGCGGGAGGACGGACCCGCGATCGTCGAGCGCCCCGGCGCCCATCGGGCCGAGACTCCGCCCGGCACCGTCGGCTCCGGCCTGGAACCGCATGCCGGCCTCGCCGGTGCGGAGTCGCACGCCGAGCAGAACCTGCGGTACCCGCCGACGCGGAACCGCCCCGGGCTGCCGCCCAGCGTCCGCCTGCCCGCGGAACTGCCGGACAACCTGTGGCCCCCGCCCGCCCTGATGGACCCGGGTCTCGCCGGGAACCTCCATGTGCCGGTGCTGGTGCCCCCGCGGGCGGAGGAGCCGTCCCCGGACGAGCGGCGCCGGCCGACGGCCGAGGCGCTCCGGGAGGAGGAACCCGACTTCCTGCCGTCCGTGCTGGCGCGCGGCGGCCACGACACCGAAACCGAATACGTGCCCGTGCACTCCCGGGACGACGAGGCTCCGCCCCGGCATGCGGCACCGCCCCGGATCCGGCGCCGCCGGAGGGCCGTGCTCGTCGCGTACCTCCTGATCGTCGCCCTGGTGTTGATCGTCGGCCATCAGCTTCGCGACCGGCCGGACCCACTCGTCCCCGGGCAGGAGGCCGCGCAGCGGGCGGCCGAACCGGCGGGTATCGGCCCGGCGGCCGGTCCGGTGCTGCCGGAGACCAGGCTGGAGCCGGCCGAACCGGCCGCACCGACGACAGGGGCGGTCGAACCGGTCACCGGGGAGGACGACGAGCCGATGGCGAAGGCGGGCGATTTCCGGTACGCGCGTGGCCGCGGCCCGATGCTGGGCACCGACGGCGAGTTGTACCGCTTCCGGGTGGCGGTCGAGAAGATCGTCGACGACACGTCGGCCAGGGAGTTCGCCGAGGCCGTCGACGGGACGCTGGGCGATGACCGGAGCTGGGTCAACGACGGGCGGCTGCGGCTGCGGCGGGTGGCGAACGGCGGTGACGACGTGGACTTCACGATCTTCCTGGCGTCGGGGCCCACCTCGGAGGAGATGTGCGCGGCAGGCGGCCTGGCCACCGAGGGGTACACCTCGTGCCGGATCCCCGGTCAGGTGATCATCAACGCGGACCGGTGGGCCGACGCGATACCGGACTACGAGGGCCGGCTGGAGCAGTACCGGGAGTACACGATCAACCATGAGGTCGGCCACGAGCTCGGGCACGGGCACGAGAAGTGCCCCGGTGACGGCGAGAAGGCCCCGGTGATGATGCAGCAGACCTTCGGTTTGAAGGGCTGTACCCCGAACTCCTGGCCCTACCTGGACGGCGAGCGGTACGCCGGTGAGCCGGTAGCCTGA
- the moeZ gene encoding adenylyltransferase/sulfurtransferase MoeZ has product MGGDPYHRTRGVNVALPPLVEPAAELSVDEIRRYSRHLIIPDVGMDGQKRLKNAKVLAVGAGGLGSPTLLYLAAAGVGTLGIIDFDTVDESNLQRQIIHGVSDVGTPKAESAARSIAEVNPLVNVIIHNTALDRDNVKEIFSQYDLIVDGTDNFATRYMVNDAAVLLGKPYVWGSIYRFDGQASVFWEEHGPCYRCLYPEPPPPGMVPSCAEGGVLGVLCASIGSIQVNEAIKLITGIGEPLVGRLMVYDALEMEYRKIKVRKDPNCALCGENPTVTDLLEDYEDFCGAVSEEAVEAITGSTISVRELKDWQDSGKDIFLVDVREPAEWEINRIPGAVLIPKGEILSGESLAKFPQDKQIVLHCKSGVRSAEALAALKAAGFKDAVHVQGGIVSWVNTIDPSLPSY; this is encoded by the coding sequence ATGGGCGGCGATCCTTACCACCGAACCCGGGGAGTGAATGTGGCTCTGCCCCCGCTCGTCGAGCCGGCCGCCGAGCTGAGCGTCGACGAGATCCGCCGCTATTCGCGACACCTGATCATCCCCGATGTCGGGATGGACGGGCAGAAGCGGCTGAAGAACGCCAAGGTCCTCGCCGTGGGCGCGGGCGGCCTCGGCTCGCCGACGTTGCTCTACCTGGCCGCGGCCGGTGTGGGCACGCTCGGCATCATCGACTTCGACACGGTCGACGAGTCGAACCTCCAGCGTCAGATCATCCACGGCGTCTCCGACGTCGGCACGCCGAAGGCCGAGTCCGCGGCCCGCAGCATCGCCGAGGTCAACCCGCTGGTGAACGTGATCATTCACAACACCGCGCTGGACCGCGACAACGTCAAGGAGATCTTCTCCCAGTACGACCTGATCGTCGACGGCACCGACAACTTCGCGACCCGTTACATGGTCAACGACGCCGCGGTGCTGCTCGGTAAGCCGTACGTCTGGGGTTCGATCTACCGCTTCGACGGCCAGGCCTCGGTGTTCTGGGAGGAGCACGGTCCCTGCTACCGCTGCCTCTACCCGGAGCCCCCGCCGCCCGGCATGGTGCCGAGCTGCGCCGAGGGCGGCGTCCTCGGCGTGCTGTGCGCGTCGATCGGCTCGATCCAGGTCAACGAGGCGATCAAGCTGATCACCGGCATCGGTGAGCCGCTCGTCGGCCGGCTGATGGTCTACGACGCCCTGGAGATGGAGTACCGCAAGATCAAGGTTCGTAAGGACCCGAACTGCGCGCTCTGCGGTGAGAACCCGACGGTCACCGACCTGCTCGAGGACTACGAGGACTTCTGCGGCGCGGTCTCCGAGGAGGCCGTGGAGGCGATCACCGGCTCCACGATCAGCGTCCGCGAGCTCAAGGACTGGCAGGACAGCGGCAAGGACATCTTCCTGGTGGACGTCCGCGAGCCGGCCGAGTGGGAGATCAACCGCATCCCCGGCGCGGTGCTGATCCCGAAGGGCGAGATCCTCTCCGGCGAGTCGCTGGCGAAGTTCCCGCAGGACAAGCAGATCGTCCTGCACTGCAAGTCGGGCGTGCGCTCGGCCGAGGCCCTCGCCGCGCTCAAGGCGGCCGGCTTCAAGGACGCCGTGCACGTCCAGGGCGGCATCGTCTCCTGGGTCAACACGATCGACCCGTCGCTGCCGTCGTACTGA
- a CDS encoding prenyltransferase/squalene oxidase repeat-containing protein, with product MTVVDIDAAIGYVMAHGDPVERARLSYLRTGQPATPEIIDRLSDGQMVEGGWPASADGQVPSVDASCFRLSELDDLGGLRAGPVAERALHWLAGAQRPDGTWQEHESLAGEAPAWAMPGDPEATLYLTSVAGFWLTAAAVETDPYQTRGHYNEVLARAAGFVASQLRPDGSWPSFLAAGWHTAGLLHQQQYFYESSRVQIVLGERLPDMAPADVAAMAAALRRVNLGDDWLLRNARKRLGETQRPDGGWDSNEGPIFDVNVTLTALRACR from the coding sequence GTGACCGTGGTCGATATCGATGCCGCGATCGGTTACGTCATGGCTCATGGTGACCCGGTCGAGCGCGCGCGCCTGTCATATCTGCGGACCGGTCAGCCGGCTACCCCGGAGATCATCGACCGGCTGTCCGACGGGCAGATGGTGGAAGGCGGCTGGCCGGCGTCAGCCGACGGCCAGGTCCCCTCGGTCGATGCCAGCTGTTTCCGTCTCAGCGAGCTCGACGACCTCGGTGGCCTGCGGGCCGGCCCGGTCGCGGAGCGCGCGTTGCACTGGCTCGCCGGAGCCCAGCGTCCCGACGGCACCTGGCAGGAGCACGAGTCGCTGGCCGGCGAGGCCCCGGCCTGGGCGATGCCCGGCGACCCGGAGGCCACTCTCTACCTGACCTCGGTGGCCGGCTTCTGGCTGACCGCGGCGGCTGTCGAGACCGACCCCTACCAGACGCGCGGGCACTACAACGAGGTGCTCGCCCGCGCGGCCGGCTTCGTCGCCTCCCAGTTGCGGCCGGACGGCTCCTGGCCGTCGTTCCTGGCGGCCGGCTGGCACACCGCCGGCCTGCTTCACCAGCAGCAGTATTTCTACGAGTCGTCCCGGGTGCAGATCGTCCTCGGCGAGCGGCTGCCCGACATGGCCCCGGCCGATGTCGCCGCGATGGCGGCCGCTCTGCGCCGGGTCAACCTGGGCGACGACTGGCTGCTGCGGAACGCGCGCAAGCGCCTGGGGGAGACTCAGCGGCCGGACGGCGGCTGGGACAGCAACGAGGGCCCGATCTTCGACGTCAACGTCACCCTGACCGCCCTGCGCGCCTGCCGCTGA
- a CDS encoding glycosyltransferase — translation MDSATLYEVIRNTTRLFAVLMLVKYTLFLLVSPFHHTKEAMRRLRVARKRRGVAYEPLVSLLVPAWNEEMGITATINSILENDYRNIEIVVVDDGSTDSTPELVRALVAAYEADHPNSTKSIRFLSKAKGGKGTALNYAVENARGEILVSVDADSIAHPHMVRNLVSYFADDTVDAVVGNVKVAGEVGFLNLLQKLEYLFGFYSKRAQSLLGAEYIYGGACAAFRRSTVFDAIGVFDTSSITEDIEMSLRTRFHGLKAVYADDAICYTEGAGTVMGLLKQRLRWKKGRFEAFGKYKKLFFSTRAQHSMWLTWFALPFAMLAELQLLFEPVGLTLLALYSYVTGDYSSLLLGALFIGILYVVVGLFTERARNWWIIPLFPFTWIIFYALVWIEYIALLKSISNSIRARGVEWQKWQRKGITVRPAQPVRETV, via the coding sequence ATGGATTCGGCGACCCTTTACGAAGTCATTCGCAACACCACTCGGCTGTTCGCCGTCCTGATGCTCGTCAAGTACACCCTCTTCCTGCTGGTCTCACCGTTTCACCACACGAAAGAGGCGATGCGGAGACTGCGCGTCGCCAGGAAGAGGCGTGGAGTCGCCTACGAGCCCCTGGTTTCCCTCCTGGTGCCCGCCTGGAACGAGGAGATGGGCATCACCGCCACCATCAACTCGATCCTGGAGAACGACTACCGCAACATCGAGATCGTGGTGGTGGACGACGGCTCGACCGACAGCACGCCTGAGCTGGTCAGGGCACTGGTGGCCGCCTATGAGGCGGACCATCCGAACAGCACCAAGTCGATCCGGTTCCTCAGCAAGGCGAAGGGCGGCAAGGGCACGGCCCTGAACTACGCCGTCGAGAACGCCCGCGGCGAGATCCTGGTCTCCGTCGACGCGGACTCCATCGCGCACCCGCACATGGTGCGGAACCTGGTCTCCTATTTTGCGGACGACACGGTCGACGCCGTGGTCGGCAATGTCAAGGTCGCCGGCGAGGTGGGGTTCCTGAACCTCCTGCAGAAGCTGGAGTACCTCTTCGGCTTCTACTCCAAGCGAGCCCAGTCCCTGCTGGGGGCCGAGTACATCTACGGGGGCGCCTGTGCCGCCTTCCGGAGGTCCACCGTCTTCGATGCGATCGGCGTGTTCGACACGTCCAGCATCACGGAGGACATCGAGATGTCGCTGCGGACGCGTTTCCACGGCCTCAAGGCGGTCTATGCCGACGACGCCATCTGCTACACCGAGGGCGCCGGCACGGTCATGGGCCTTCTCAAGCAGCGGCTGCGGTGGAAGAAGGGGCGCTTCGAGGCGTTCGGGAAGTACAAGAAGCTCTTCTTCTCCACGCGGGCGCAGCACAGCATGTGGCTCACCTGGTTCGCTCTGCCGTTCGCGATGCTCGCGGAGTTGCAGCTTCTGTTCGAACCCGTCGGACTGACCCTGCTCGCGCTCTACAGCTACGTCACCGGTGACTACAGCTCACTGCTGTTGGGCGCGCTCTTCATCGGCATCCTCTATGTGGTCGTCGGGCTGTTCACCGAACGGGCGAGGAACTGGTGGATCATTCCGCTGTTCCCGTTCACCTGGATCATCTTCTACGCCCTGGTGTGGATCGAGTACATCGCGCTCCTCAAATCCATCTCCAACAGCATCCGCGCACGCGGCGTCGAGTGGCAGAAGTGGCAGCGAAAAGGCATCACCGTGCGGCCGGCCCAGCCTGTTAGGGAGACTGTCTGA